A segment of the Deltaproteobacteria bacterium genome:
CCCGGACCCCGTCCGCGAGGATCTTCTCGAGCTGCCGCACGCGCGACTCCTGATGGGCGGCGAGGCGGTTGCGGGCGGCGGGCAACCCCGCGATGTCGGCGAAGAAGGCGGCGCTCGCGCCGCGCAGCTCGGCGATTCCGGGCTCGATGAACGCGGTCGCCTTCTCCTCGTAGGATGCGGCCTCGGCCGCCGCGACCCGCCCGGCCGCGTCGATGCGCCGCAAGAGCCGGTCGAGGACGAGCGCGAAGAGGTCGTGCTTGCTGGCGGCGAGCTCGTAGAGGCTCCGCCGCGAGCAGCGCAGGCGGGTGGCCAGCTCGCCGATCGTCATCCTCCGGAATCCCTCACGAAGGAAGATCTCCTCGAGGCCGCCGAGCAGCTCGTCGGCGCGCGCGCCGGCGCCCGAGGCGGGACCATCTTCCGATTCGGCACGAAGACCCGGAGAAGAACGTTGACGCCCGATGCTCATGGGTGGTACTAGCGGTACCAAATTAAAATCTTTGGTACCAGGACTCTTCGACGGCCGGCTCTGGCCGATGAGGGTGGACCATGCTCGATCATGACCTCGATTTGGACCTGACCGAGGACGAACGATCCGTTCGTCGGCTCGTGCATCGCTTCGCCGCGGACGTGATGCGACCGGCCGGCCGCGAGCTCGATCTGCTCGACAGCGAGGATGTCATCGAGCACGGGTCCGTTCTCTGGGACGTGCATCGGCGATGGGATGCCCTCGGCGTGAGGCTGCTCTCCGGCGAGTCCACCGGCATGAGCCCGGCCTCGATCGCACGGCTCTCCTGCATCGTCAACGAGGAACTCGGGTGGGGAGACTCGGGACTCGCGGTCAGCATCGGCGCCGCCGAGTTCCCGGCCATGCTGGCGCGCGCCACGCAGAACCCCGAGCTGATGGAGGCATTTCCCACCGGCAGCCTCGGGTGCTGGGCCATCACCGAACCCGACCACGGTAGCGACGAGCTCGACTGGAGCGCGGACGACGAACGACCGGTCCTGAAACGGCCGAATTGCGTCGCGGAGCGCTGCGGCGACGACTACGTGATCCGCGGCCAGAAGGCTGCGTGGGTCTCCAACGGCACCATCGCGTCGTCCGCCGCGCTGTATACGGCGGTCGATGAAGGGGACGGGATCCGCGGCTGCGGGGTCGTGCTCGTCGACCTCTCCTCGCCCGGCGTCTCGCGCGGCAAGCCCCTCGAGAAGATCGGACAGCGGCCGCTTCCCCAGGGGGAGATCTTCTTTGACGACGTGCGCGTGCCCGCGCGCAATCTCGTCGTGCCGCCGGCGGCGTATCCCATGATGCTCGAGCTCACGCTGTGCACGGCCAACGGCTTCATGGGCGCGACGTTCGCCGGCGTGGCGCGCGCGGCGTTCGAGCACGCCGTTGCCTACGCCAAGGAGCGCATCCAGGGCGGCGTGCCCATCATCGCGCACCAGTCGGTGCGCGCGAGCCTCTTCGAGATGTTCCGCAAGGTCGAGGCCGCGCGCGCGCTCAGCCGCCGCGTCGTCCTCTACAACACCGTGCAGTCGCCGATGTTCGGCGGTAGCGGCACGCCCGCCGTCGAGTTCGCCATCGCATCGAAGGTGACGTCGACCCAGACCGCGTTCGAGGTGGCGAGCCAGGCCATCCAGATCTTCGGCGGCAACGGTCTGAGCCGCGAATACCCGGTGGAGAAGCTGATGCGCGACGCGCGAGCGTCGATGATCGAGGACGGCGTGAACGAGGTGCTCGGCCTGCACGCCGCCGGGAAGTTCTGAGCGCGACGCCGCCGCGATCGTCGCAACGGAGGAGGGTCATGGAACTGAGGGAAGTCATCGGTCGCCGCCGCTCGATCCGTTTCGTTCGCCCATACCAGCCGGTCGAGCCCTGGAAGATCCAGATGATGCTGGAAGCCGCCCGCATCGCCTCGCACTGGGGCAACGTGCAAAGCCTGAACGCGGTGGTCGTCTGTCGCGACAGCGCGCCGCAGAGCACGCTCGATGCCCTTCAGGCGCCCGTTGCCGGATGGCAGATCCGCTTCGCGCCCGTCATCATCGTCTGGTACATCGACACGGCCGCCGTGGACGTGCAGAGCGATCGGTTGCGCGAGCTCGTCGACGTCGGCGCGCTCGGGTTCGGTCCGAAGGAGCAACGGCGCGAGGCGCTCGAGAAGCAGATCTTCCCGATCTTCGAGGGCATCCGCGAGGGGCTGAAGCAGCCCGGCCTCGGCGAGGTCGACTGCGGGCAGGGCATCGCGCAGGCGACGCTCATGGCCTACGAGCTCGGACTCGGGACCTGCTGCCTCGGCACGCCCAACGGCGACGCCATCCGCGCCGGCCTCGGCATGCCGGAGAGCTGTCGCGTGCTGGTGCTGCAGACGGTCGGGTATCCGGCCGAGCACTGGGAAGCCGGCGGGCAGCGACCGCGCCGCCCCTTCGAGTCTCTCTTCCACCTGAACGAATACGGCAAGGCCTTCCCGCGTGACCCCGAAGTCGTCGAGACGCTGCGCCGCGACAAGATGTTCACGCGGCCCGCTCCGCTGCCGGGCCGTGAGGAGGAGCTCGCGTACCTGAAGCAGGCCATGGGTCTGAAGGGCACGGGGCTGCTCTGACGATGGAGCGGGAAGAACGCGCCGCCGCGAGGCAGAGCGGCAAAGGAA
Coding sequences within it:
- a CDS encoding TetR/AcrR family transcriptional regulator — encoded protein: MSIGRQRSSPGLRAESEDGPASGAGARADELLGGLEEIFLREGFRRMTIGELATRLRCSRRSLYELAASKHDLFALVLDRLLRRIDAAGRVAAAEAASYEEKATAFIEPGIAELRGASAAFFADIAGLPAARNRLAAHQESRVRQLEKILADGVRAKAFRKVHAGVAARALVAAYRAVTDAKFLVGVDVTLTDAIRQTESLFLQGLLHPDD
- a CDS encoding nitroreductase family protein, coding for MELREVIGRRRSIRFVRPYQPVEPWKIQMMLEAARIASHWGNVQSLNAVVVCRDSAPQSTLDALQAPVAGWQIRFAPVIIVWYIDTAAVDVQSDRLRELVDVGALGFGPKEQRREALEKQIFPIFEGIREGLKQPGLGEVDCGQGIAQATLMAYELGLGTCCLGTPNGDAIRAGLGMPESCRVLVLQTVGYPAEHWEAGGQRPRRPFESLFHLNEYGKAFPRDPEVVETLRRDKMFTRPAPLPGREEELAYLKQAMGLKGTGLL
- a CDS encoding acyl-CoA dehydrogenase family protein, yielding MLDHDLDLDLTEDERSVRRLVHRFAADVMRPAGRELDLLDSEDVIEHGSVLWDVHRRWDALGVRLLSGESTGMSPASIARLSCIVNEELGWGDSGLAVSIGAAEFPAMLARATQNPELMEAFPTGSLGCWAITEPDHGSDELDWSADDERPVLKRPNCVAERCGDDYVIRGQKAAWVSNGTIASSAALYTAVDEGDGIRGCGVVLVDLSSPGVSRGKPLEKIGQRPLPQGEIFFDDVRVPARNLVVPPAAYPMMLELTLCTANGFMGATFAGVARAAFEHAVAYAKERIQGGVPIIAHQSVRASLFEMFRKVEAARALSRRVVLYNTVQSPMFGGSGTPAVEFAIASKVTSTQTAFEVASQAIQIFGGNGLSREYPVEKLMRDARASMIEDGVNEVLGLHAAGKF